A part of Liolophura sinensis isolate JHLJ2023 chromosome 1, CUHK_Ljap_v2, whole genome shotgun sequence genomic DNA contains:
- the LOC135461586 gene encoding uncharacterized protein LOC135461586: MALEKVHLGVILGVSGTAVLLLIGLVIVCCYSRRRRKATLKAKDPENQKIQNAEKDKIDGTVVEGGVDNPVKGEITEMSKSVVTSKEHSEVGTMVIVEDSENIDDLYAKVNKTKKPQHSGDGQEKDTVNTDTLKSSAHNESVGQVSDQTDVSRNSPDGAPDPSLKRLDEEPHVMVETRKSSHGEQRHVSSTSTDVVSVDEDITKLQANGQYLKVNHEISFSSEDERSSNVSKPSVAFGETRFSDDYDRLRFQTTKTATSRPRAVEREYVYDKNFYSSVNRHDTFIIPPDSSGMARVFVNSDTSTVRRFETTQQNAPQRSRVVGDHDEVFLDQSFDTLTGISGHKTMPLKSARHGDVTNQIEWTRKVHQQQRHHPTHDHMGRRYRVDLRDNVSSHTDGGYTLSEYVIPPPRYRYTSMSTLESVGRDRSHSMDEPIYYIPSRRSSMASGAYSVVASTYYPRRHVHRRYVTQGKTKIHKPLSRMDLHRLKYRSYKGSLPPFNVPL, encoded by the exons ATGGCCTTAGAAAAAGTGCACC TAGGTGTTATTCTGGGTGTGTCGGGCACAGCCGTGTTACTTCTCATTGGACTGGTCATTGTATGCTGTTACTCTAGAAGAAGGCG AAAAGCTACATTGAAGGCAAAAGATCCAGAGAATCAGAAGATTCAAAATGCTGAAAAAGACAAGATTGATGGAACTGTGGTCGAAGGTGGAGTAGATAACCCTgtgaaaggggagataactgaaaTGTCCAAATCAGTTGTAACTTCTAAAGAGCACAGTGAGGTCGGCACCATGGTAATCGTAGAGGACAGTGAAAACATCGATGATTTGTATGCTAAGGTGAACAAAACGAAGAAGCCTCAACACAGTGGTGATGGACAGGAGAAAGATACGGTGAACACCGATACCCTGAAGAGCTCCGCACATAATGAGAGTGTGGGACAGGTTTCCGATCAAACGGACGTGTCTAGGAACTCACCCGATGGCGCCCCGGATCCTTCGCTGAAGCGCTTAGATGAAGAGCCTCACGTGATGGTGGAAACACGCAAAAGCAGCCACGGCGAACAGCGTCATGTAAGCAGCACCAGCACCGACGTGGTGTCAGTGGACGAGGACATAACAAAGTTACAAGCAAATGGACAATATTTAAAAGTCAACCACGAAATTTCGTTTTCGTCCGAAGACGAACGGTCTTCCAACGTTTCCAAACCTTCTGTCGCGTTTGGGGAAACCCGCTTCAGCGATGACTATGACCGCCTTAGATTCCAGACAACAAAAACAGCAACGTCACGTCCTCGCGCCGTGGAGCGAGAATACGTATATGACAAGAACTTCTACAGCTCTGTCAATCGCCACGATACGTTCATCATACCACCAGATTCGTCTGGCATGGCTCGCGTCTTCGTCAATTCTGACACGTCTACTGTGAGGCGTTTTGAGACAACCCAACAAAATGCCCCTCAACGCTCCCGGGTCGTCGGTGATCACGACGAGGTGTTCCTTGACCAGAGTTTCGACACTCTCACGGGAATTTCAGGGCATAAGACAATGCCCCTAAAATCCGCAAGGCATGGAGACGTGACCAACCAAATAGAGTGGACGAGGAAAGTTCACCAACAGCAACGCCACCACCCAACGCATGATCACATGGGAAGAAGGTACAGGGTAGATCTACGAGACAATGTATCCTCACATACTGATGGCGGTTacactctgtcagagtatgtgaTTCCTCCCCCACGATATCGCTACACTTCCATGTCCACCTTGGAATCTGTGGGACGGGACAGATCCCACTCCATGGATGAGCCCATATACTACATCCCGTCACGTCGCAGTAGCATGGCCAGTGGTGCTTACTCTGTTGTGGCGAGTACGTACTACCCCCGACGTCATGTCCACAGACGCTACGTAACCCAAGGGAAAACCAAGATACATAAACCTCTATCCAGGATGGACTTGCATCGGTTGAAGTATAGGTCTTACAAAGGGAGTTTACCACCGTTCAATGTCCCTTTGTAG